Proteins co-encoded in one Nonlabens agnitus genomic window:
- a CDS encoding MBL fold metallo-hydrolase: protein MKVKLTILGTGTSQGIPVIGSDHPVCLSTDPRDTRLRVSAAIEVDDKRFIIDCGPDFRQQMLTNRINHFDALLFTHEHADHTAGLDDLRPFFFRQGAIQCYMSQRVQESLEDRFSYMFKEEDKYPGVADLDIHLFDTDDLIIDGVIIKPILASHGFIPVHGFRIGDVAYMTDVKTIEAEEKEKLKNLDILVINALRYEPHKTHLNVEEALALVEELQPKRTYFTHISFHLGFHAEVEKKLSENVFLAYDTLQLTSHS from the coding sequence ATGAAAGTAAAACTCACCATACTAGGCACCGGTACATCTCAAGGAATTCCTGTCATAGGCAGCGATCATCCTGTGTGTCTAAGTACCGATCCTAGAGACACAAGGTTAAGAGTAAGTGCGGCCATAGAAGTGGATGACAAACGATTCATAATCGACTGTGGTCCTGACTTTAGACAACAAATGTTGACCAATCGTATTAACCATTTTGATGCGCTTTTGTTTACCCATGAACACGCAGACCATACGGCAGGCTTGGACGATTTAAGGCCATTTTTTTTCAGGCAAGGTGCGATTCAATGCTATATGTCGCAACGGGTTCAAGAATCTTTGGAAGATCGATTTAGCTACATGTTCAAGGAAGAAGACAAATATCCTGGTGTGGCAGATCTCGATATCCATCTATTTGATACAGATGATCTAATTATTGATGGAGTCATCATCAAACCCATTCTCGCGAGTCATGGATTTATTCCGGTTCATGGTTTTCGTATAGGTGATGTTGCCTATATGACAGATGTCAAGACTATAGAAGCAGAAGAAAAGGAAAAGCTCAAAAATCTAGATATTTTAGTCATTAATGCCTTGAGGTATGAACCACACAAAACCCATTTGAATGTGGAAGAAGCTTTAGCATTAGTAGAAGAACTTCAGCCTAAACGTACCTATTTTACCCATATCAGTTTCCATTTAGGCTTTCATGCAGAAGTTGAAAAAAA
- a CDS encoding nicotinate-nucleotide adenylyltransferase yields the protein MAITLPGDNDFESVPSLKNKALRINLNRNIYGTFAEIGAGQETVRHFFRAGGASGTIAKAMSAYDKDFSDAVYGIQDDGRYVTESRLRKMLQHETDLIEERISREKHPDKLFFTYANTVATIDFAKKFLGHGWVGIKFQAAPGEEYSEIILHVRFKERDARLQQITLGILGTNLIYGAFYKHDQPKKLLKYLYDHIDKDKIEIDMINFDGPRFAHVDNRLMSLQLLRNEMTEAVMFGPDGNNILAARILYKKNVLALRGSFRPVTKVNMDMYHKSRAMFIKSGKVQEDRLETIFEITLSNLKASGEIDEEDFMHRAELLCSLGQTVMISNFKEYYRLVEYLNNYTKERIGLVMGTNNLIDIFDTQYYNHLSGGILEAFGKLFFKDLRVYLYPMQDAETGELTTSENLKVHPRMKELYKFFKYNGRVIDIEDFDPTIGHIYSREVLRMIESGQDGWQEMLPEGIPELIDEGDFFGCNKNCEAQVDQDL from the coding sequence ATGGCTATTACCTTACCAGGAGATAACGATTTTGAGTCAGTTCCTTCCTTAAAGAACAAAGCTTTAAGAATAAATCTAAATCGCAATATCTACGGGACCTTTGCCGAAATAGGTGCTGGTCAGGAAACGGTAAGACATTTCTTTAGGGCTGGTGGTGCCTCTGGAACCATCGCAAAAGCTATGAGCGCCTACGACAAAGATTTTTCTGATGCTGTTTATGGTATTCAAGATGATGGTCGATATGTGACAGAATCCAGACTGCGCAAAATGCTCCAGCATGAAACAGATCTGATTGAAGAGCGTATTTCCAGAGAAAAACATCCAGATAAATTATTCTTTACCTACGCAAATACCGTTGCTACAATTGACTTTGCCAAAAAGTTTTTAGGTCATGGTTGGGTAGGTATTAAATTTCAAGCAGCGCCTGGCGAAGAATATAGCGAGATCATTCTACACGTTAGATTCAAAGAACGTGATGCCCGATTGCAACAGATTACTTTAGGAATTCTGGGAACCAACTTGATCTACGGTGCTTTTTATAAGCATGACCAGCCTAAGAAGTTGTTGAAATACTTATACGATCACATCGATAAGGATAAAATTGAAATCGATATGATCAATTTTGATGGTCCTCGATTTGCGCATGTTGATAATCGATTGATGAGTCTGCAGCTGTTACGTAACGAGATGACGGAAGCCGTAATGTTTGGTCCAGATGGGAACAACATTCTTGCGGCAAGAATTCTTTACAAAAAGAACGTGTTGGCATTGCGCGGTAGCTTTAGACCAGTTACTAAGGTGAACATGGACATGTATCACAAGTCCAGAGCCATGTTTATCAAATCTGGAAAGGTCCAGGAAGATCGCTTGGAAACTATTTTTGAGATTACGCTCAGTAACTTAAAGGCTTCTGGTGAGATTGATGAAGAAGATTTCATGCATAGAGCGGAACTGCTTTGTTCATTAGGTCAAACGGTTATGATTTCCAACTTTAAGGAATATTATCGCTTGGTGGAATATCTAAACAATTATACAAAAGAGCGCATAGGTCTCGTCATGGGAACCAACAACCTCATTGATATATTTGATACCCAATACTACAATCACTTGAGTGGTGGAATTCTCGAGGCCTTTGGGAAGCTGTTTTTCAAAGACTTGCGTGTTTACCTTTATCCTATGCAGGATGCAGAGACTGGCGAACTTACCACCAGCGAGAACCTTAAGGTACATCCACGTATGAAGGAACTCTACAAGTTCTTCAAATACAATGGTCGCGTTATCGACATTGAAGATTTTGACCCTACCATAGGTCACATCTATTCTCGCGAAGTACTTCGCATGATTGAGTCTGGACAAGACGGCTGGCAAGAAATGTTGCCAGAAGGAATCCCAGAATTGATCGATGAAGGTGACTTCTTTGGTTGCAATAAAAATTGTGAGGCTCAAGTCGATCAGGATCTATAA
- the bcp gene encoding thioredoxin-dependent thiol peroxidase, with protein MTTLKAGDKAPDFSIPNQDGDIVSLSDFKGKKLVLFFYPKASTPGCTAEACNLRDNVSRFRESGYEILGASADSPKRQSNFKEKYELPYDLLADEDHKLLNAYQVWGPKKFMGKEYDGIHRTTFVIDENGVIEDVISKVKTKEHTDQIL; from the coding sequence ATGACAACTCTCAAAGCTGGCGACAAAGCTCCTGATTTTTCAATTCCCAATCAAGATGGTGACATCGTATCCCTTTCTGATTTTAAGGGCAAAAAACTCGTGTTGTTCTTTTATCCTAAAGCAAGTACGCCAGGATGTACTGCTGAAGCTTGCAATTTAAGAGATAATGTATCTCGCTTTCGCGAAAGCGGATACGAAATACTAGGTGCCAGTGCCGATAGTCCTAAGCGTCAATCCAATTTCAAGGAAAAATATGAATTGCCTTACGATTTGCTAGCTGATGAAGACCACAAACTACTTAATGCGTACCAAGTTTGGGGTCCTAAAAAGTTTATGGGAAAGGAATATGATGGGATTCACCGCACTACTTTTGTCATTGATGAAAATGGTGTGATTGAAGATGTAATTTCAAAAGTAAAAACCAAAGAACATACCGATCAGATCTTATAG
- a CDS encoding endonuclease III domain-containing protein, whose amino-acid sequence MNKQEKVDFVIQTLEELYPEIPVPLDHKDPYTLLIAVLMSAQSTDVRVNQITPLLFERADNPYDMIRLSVEEIREIIKPVGLSPMKAKGIHGLSHILIDKHNGLVPQTYEELEELPAVGHKTAAVVLSQAFGIPAFPVDTHIHRLMYRWNLTNGKNVVQTEKDAKRLFPKEKWNDLHLQIIWYGRQYSPARGWNLDDDIITKTIGRKTVLAEYYKKKTRLG is encoded by the coding sequence ATGAATAAGCAGGAAAAAGTAGATTTTGTCATCCAAACCTTGGAAGAGTTGTATCCAGAAATTCCCGTGCCGCTGGATCACAAAGATCCGTACACACTTTTAATTGCTGTTTTAATGAGCGCACAAAGTACAGATGTACGCGTCAATCAAATCACACCTTTGTTGTTTGAAAGAGCTGATAATCCTTATGATATGATCAGATTATCAGTGGAAGAGATTAGAGAGATCATCAAGCCCGTTGGGTTGTCACCTATGAAAGCCAAAGGTATACATGGCCTAAGTCATATTTTGATTGACAAACACAATGGTCTGGTACCACAAACCTATGAGGAACTGGAAGAACTTCCTGCTGTAGGTCACAAGACGGCAGCGGTAGTGTTATCTCAGGCCTTTGGTATCCCTGCATTTCCTGTGGATACCCACATTCATAGATTAATGTATCGATGGAATCTAACCAATGGTAAAAATGTGGTGCAAACAGAAAAAGATGCCAAGAGATTATTCCCTAAAGAAAAATGGAATGATCTGCACTTGCAGATTATATGGTATGGCCGTCAGTATAGTCCTGCGCGTGGATGGAATCTTGATGACGATATCATCACAAAAACAATAGGTAGGAAAACGGTTCTTGCAGAATACTACAAAAAGAAAACCCGTCTAGGCTAG
- a CDS encoding RNA polymerase sigma factor, which yields MNFKDASDAVLVKQYMSGQESSLEILIKRHQQRIHGFIFSKVLDRDITEDIFQDTFIKVIRTLKRGKYNEEGKFLPWVMRIAHNLVIDHFRRNKRMPKFQSRNDFDIFDVISDGEDSIESALITDQVHSDVKRLIDELPEDQKEVLLMRIYKEMSFKEIAETTDVSINTALGRMRYALINLRKVIDKHNIVLTQ from the coding sequence ATGAACTTCAAAGACGCAAGTGATGCGGTACTGGTAAAACAGTACATGAGTGGTCAGGAATCTTCTCTAGAAATCCTCATCAAAAGACATCAACAAAGAATTCACGGTTTTATTTTCTCCAAAGTATTGGACAGAGATATTACCGAAGACATTTTCCAAGATACCTTTATCAAAGTCATACGCACGCTCAAACGTGGCAAGTATAATGAAGAAGGTAAGTTTTTACCTTGGGTAATGAGAATTGCACACAATCTTGTTATCGATCATTTCCGTAGGAACAAGCGCATGCCTAAGTTTCAATCCCGTAACGACTTTGATATTTTTGATGTCATCAGTGACGGTGAGGACAGTATTGAATCTGCGTTGATTACAGACCAAGTGCACAGTGATGTCAAAAGGTTGATTGACGAACTTCCTGAAGACCAAAAGGAAGTCCTACTCATGCGCATTTATAAAGAGATGTCTTTTAAGGAGATAGCAGAGACGACAGATGTTAGTATTAACACTGCCTTGGGAAGAATGCGTTACGCTTTGATCAATCTGCGTAAAGTAATTGATAAACACAATATCGTTTTAACACAATAA